The genomic interval CGCGTCGCCGAGGGCGAGTGGCGCGACTACGCCCTCGATTTCCGCCGCGACAAGGCGGTGTTCTCGATCTACCGCCGCGCCTCCGAGATGCCGCTCTATCGGATCGAGAAGGATCCCAAGCTCGCCCGCCGCCAGGGCGCCTACGCGGTGATCGCCGCGAGCGGCCTCGTGATGAAGCGCGGCAACGACCTCGCCCGCGTCATCGGTGTGCTGGAGGGTCCATTGCGGGCGGTGTGATCCCGCCTCCGGGCGTGCCCGGCAGCGGGAGGGGGCGGCTACCAGCGCACGATGACCTGGGCCCGGACCGTGCGGGGGGCGCCGGGCAGGATGTTGTTGTTGTTGTGCGCCGAGACGATGTAGCTGCGGTCGAACAGGTTCTCGATGTTCACCTGCGCGCGGGCGTTCTCGCTGATTTTGTAGAACAACCCCAGATCGAAGCGCGAGTAGCTCGGGAGACGCACGGTCTGATCCGAGGTCGCGAAGGTGTGGGACTGGTTGATGAAGCCGACGCCGACCGAGAAGCTCGGGTCGATATCGAACTTGTTCCACAGCGTGAAGGCGTTCAGCGGTACCAGCCCGACGAAGTTTCCGGCGACGATCGTCGGAGACAGATTGTTGGTGATGCGCGCATCGGTGAAGGCGTAGCCGCCCGCGACCGACCACCAATCGGTGAGGTAGCCGTTGGCGCCGATCTCCGCACCCTGCGTGCTGGTCTGGCCCGAGGTCAGGAAGAAGCCGTCCCGGTTCGGGTCGGGGATGCGCTGGTTGCTGCGGTCGAGGTTGAACAGCGCACCGGTGACCTGGAGCACGGGGGACACGTCGTACTTCACGCCGACTTCGGTGTTCTCGAACTTCTCCGGCTGGGCGATGGCGAGCCCTGGGCTCAACGTGCTGAACTGGTCTCCCGAC from Methylobacterium sp. AMS5 carries:
- a CDS encoding DUF2794 domain-containing protein, encoding MSEGQSVDHRSNDRDSQVAPQVTPQVIPFPSPTTPQVAFQRDELRTIFNLYGRRVAEGEWRDYALDFRRDKAVFSIYRRASEMPLYRIEKDPKLARRQGAYAVIAASGLVMKRGNDLARVIGVLEGPLRAV